Within the Serratia sp. UGAL515B_01 genome, the region TAAGGTGATCACCGATGTGCACGAAGTGGCCCAAGCGCAACCGGTTTCTGAAGTGGTTGATGTGATCCAGTTGCCAGCTTTTTTGGCACGGCAGACCGATCTGGTAGAAGCGATGGCCAAGACTGGTGCGGTGATCAACGTCAAAAAACCGCAGTTTGTCAGCCCTGGTCAGATGGGTAATATCGTTGATAAATTCAAAGAAGGTGGCAACGACCAGGTTATCTTGTGTGACCGCGGTAGCAACTTTGGTTATGACAATCTGGTTGTGGACATGCTGGGAATTAACGTGATGAAAAATGTCACTGGCGGTCACCCCGTGATCTTTGATGTAACCCACGCATTGCAAACCCGTGATCCTTTCGGTGCGGCTTCCGGTGGTCGTCGCGCGCAGGTGACCGAATTGGCTCGTGCCGGTATGGCCGTGGGGCTGGCAGGGCTGTTTATTGAAGCTCATCCAGAACCCAACAGTGCCAAGTGCGATGGTCCTTCGGCATTGCCTCTAGACAAACTGGAACCGTTCCTGAAACAAATGAAAGCCATTGATGAACTGGTGAAAAGCTTCCCAGAGCTGGATACCAGTAATTAAGCTGACCGCTGGGCGGTGTCCTTTAATTGCACGTGAATCGTGCTGTGAGTTTATTTAACCTTTATATTTGAGGCATTCTCTCCGTTAGGAGGGAATGCCGACGTTGCAAACACCCACAACTTGAAATATAACGAGTCTATGCCGAAGAACTGTTAATGTAATGCAGGGTGATTAACACTTACCAAAAATTACTGTGCACCGGCTTTTTCTAATAACGTCACTATGCTATCCAACCCTCTTTTCTTGGCATGCTGTAATGCTGTTATTCCCCCTTTATCTTTCACATTAACGTTAGCCCCAGCTGTAATCAATTGTTTAACGATATCTTGATAAACAGCTGTATCTTTCCCTAAAATTGCCACTTCCAATAGGCTTGTCCATCCTAAATTATTAATATGATTAACATCTATCCCAGCAGCGATGAGTAAGCTAACAGCTTCAGGGTGACCTTTTTCACTCGCGGGTATCAATGCATTACCACCATAGCGATTTGTGCTGTTGAGATCAGCACCATGAGAAAGTGTCATTTTTAAAATATCGATACGCCCTTCAGCGCCAGCAACAAGATATGGACTATCTTGTTGTTGATCTTTCGCATTAACATCGGCACCTCTTTCAATAAGCGCTTTCGCGACTTCGGGATGATTTTTCCAAGTGGCTAATAATAATGGAGTACGCTGCTTTTCATCACGGACATCTACGTTTATATTTTGTTTTAAAAGGGATTTTACGGTGCTTAAATCTCCCTTTTCTGCACTCATTAATAAACTGCTTTCAGCAGTCTTAATTTTAGTCAGATTGCTCTCACTGAAATCAGTGCTGACCTGAGTCTGAGAGTTAGCTAGCGATATACTGGACGTTAATGTTGATGAAGCCAATACAAATAAGGAAGAGGTCAAGATGATAGATTTTGTCATGTAAAATCCTTATTGTTAATTGCATGACACACTAACATATATGGAAAATACGTCTAACGAAAGGACGAGTGAACTCTCCCTTTTCGGTGATGCCTCCCATTGGTTCTGTCGAATTAGCGTAGGGAAGTTAACAACAGTTGTGCTGCCGGTTATTTAGGTGGCCAACTGATAAAATTGTTCCGCGGCTGACAATTCATCATTTTCAAGAGAGATAAAAAACGCATCACATCCTGCATGAGCACTCCAGCCCGTCTCTTTTTCTGATCCTGGTGTAGCCTGTCACTTATTGAAGCTGGCGTTGGGAATGGCTTAATGCGCGTGTCAGGACATAAAGAAGGAAGACGGCTATTACGGGTTATTGGAATGTACCAAGCGAATAGCTGATAACTCAGAAAAAAACTGAAGGTCAGGCTATTAGAAATAAGAAAGGATTTAACGAAAATAGGCGATGCAGAGTTTACGACCGCATTCGAGGTGGAGCAAAAATCTTGGGAACGCTATAAAAACGACCGATGTAAATACATAACAACGGGGATGAATATGCACGGGAGCGCTTATCAATTTCAGTTTGATGTATGTAATACAAAGGAAAATTATAGGCGACTGGAAACTTTGGTAGGAGATCCGCCCTCCAGCTAGTGCTACAAGTGGGAGTGATGTAGGTTATGCTTTCCTATCGAGTAAAACTCCGCAACGACTATGGAGTGAGTGGTTTGTATAAAAACTGAATTAAGGGACACGTCTTAGTGTGTACTCGACAGGCGTCCAACATGGGACAAGGCAAAGTAACTGAAGGCAAAAGCGAATTGCATACTCAAAAACGCTAGAAAGAAAAAACCCCAAGCTTATCAAAAGCATGGGGCTTATATATGGCGGTGAGAGAGGGGTTCGAACCCTCGATACACTTTCGCGTATACACACTTTCCAGGCGTGCTCCTTCAGCCACTCAGACACCTCACCGTTTTGTTGCGTATTACGTAGTGCAACGGGGCGCTACTATAGGGAGAGTCAGTTAACTGGTCAAGGATATTTTCGCAGTTTTAACGCAGGTGGTTAAGCTGTGGCCACTTTGCTGCAAACTCAAGCGCAATTGTATTTGTTTGATGGTTTTTACGTAGTAGATGTCACTTTATATCCCGCACCAAAACGCCACATAGGTAACGCAGTTATACGCTAGGCTGCCCGTCAGCGGCGCTCCCGTGCAATTGAGGGACACAGCCTAATAATCTGGTTGTAAGCAGCTAACTGTGTTGCGGTATTAAGAACCCTATTTAGGACTGAGTAAGACGGGTAATGTGAAATAAATGTAAATACAATGTGACATTAAACACAAAAACATACTGATTTAATTCTAATTTTTCAAAAAAAATCATGTTAAAAAACTACCAGCAGATCTATTTCTAAAGCAGAATTATCTCAACTGCATAATTAATATGATTATTTATGTGAATTTTTTATTGCTGAGAAAAGTAATGCGCGTTTCGACCGGATCTTGTCCCATCCTGTATATACGGGTATATGTTAATAAATGTGTTAAACAGCAGTTAGAGAAAATTCATGTGTAACCGCGTTTTGTTGGCTTGAATAAGACCCCGTTAGCTTCAAAATGCAGGTGAACGATCAACAAATGATCAATGAGTTTTAGACTAATTTGAACGCTGTTGCAGTTGCAGCATAGGGGATGAGTTATGCAGCCAGCCATTATAGGCGGTCGAGGTATACACACTATAGAAACGTCAGTCTCGTCGTGCTGCCATCATTAGGCTGTGTCCCTTAACTGCCCGCCAATGGCGTCAGCCCGTAGGGGTTGTGACGGCACCACGGACAGTTAAGGGACACAGCCTGGCATCGACTTAATAAAAAGGATCTTATCTATGTATGCATCAAACACCTTTGCGCGAACCGAAGTACAAGCCCTTAATGGATATAATGCTGGACTGTCAATTGAAGCCGTACAAGAAAGACATGGCGTTTTACGGGTCGCCAAGCTTGGTAGCAATGAAAATCCACTGGGTATCTCACCAAAGGCATTAGCTGCATTGACAGCAGAAGCTCACCAGGCTGCACTTTATCCCAACCAGTCTTGCGGCATATTGCGTAATGCTCTTGCGCACAAACTGGCTATTGATGGAAAAAATCTGGTTTTTGGCAATGGTTCTGAAGATTTACTCAGTATTATTTGTCGGGTATTTCTTGATCATGGCGATCAGGTGGTGACTATTCTACCCTCGTTCGGCTTGCATATTATCTATCCACAAGCAGCAGGAGCAGAAGTAATAGGCGTTCCTATGGGATCTGATATGCGCGTTGATGTTCAGGCTCTTATGGCTGCGATGACGCCCCGCACACGTTTATTAATGTTTTCATCGCCGTCCAACCCTGTCGGCTCTGCGCTTAATAGTGCAGAGTTACAGTATGTTATTGATAACTTGCCACCACATACTTTGCTCGTCTTTGACGAAGCTTACTTCGAATACGCAAACGGTGAAGCAGATTACCCAGACTGTTTGGAGATGCTGCAAAAAAGTCAGTGTCATTATATCGTCTTAAGAACATTCTCAAAGGCTTATGCCCTAGCTGGTTTGCGTATTGGTTATGGTATAACCAGTGATCCTGCATTGGCAGAATTAATTGATCGTCTACGTACACCGTTTAATGTCAATCGTTGCGCGCAGGCTGCCGCTACTGCGGCTCTGGCTGATAATGAACATTTGATTGCCAGCATTCAACATGTGCGTAGTGAACGCTCTCGAATAAATAAAGTTTTGCAGCAAGATTTAGGCTTACAGCCTATTCCTTCGCTAGCTAACTTTATTTTTTTCTCTAGTCCGTTGGCCGTGGATTCAGTAAATTTATCGCTATTACAACAGGGAGTTATTACTAAACCTTGGGCAGAGGCTGGATATCGTCAATTTTTACGTGTTTCGATTGGAAGCTGTGAGGATAATAATCTTTTTCTTCAGGCGTTAGAGAATGCTTTGCACCAATAAGATGTATACCCTTCATTCTTCAAGTTGCATGGGTGTTGGCTTCGTCCGTTCGCACCCGTCACAGAGTGAGCTATGCCCCTGGCGACTCTCAGACTTGCCGCCTACATGCAACTCGAATTATTTTGGGTATATGTCAGTTAATTGAGGGTAATACATGATGCCAATGTTAATGCCTTTTTTTGAGTAGCCTTAATTTTAGCGAGGATCCTGATGACTACGCCAAAAACACCACCTTTGATCGAAGCACGAGTAATTGACTTTATTCCAGAAGATGAGAGACATGGAAAGCCATTCAGCCAATTTACTTTGTGGTTCGGTGCTAACTTGCAAATTACGGCAATTGTTACAGGTGCACTTGCTGTTGTTCTTGGTGGGGATGCATTCTGGTCAATCATAGGGTTAATGCTTGGCCAGGTCATCGGCGGAGCCATAATGGCTCTGCACGGTATGCAAGGACCAAAGCTCGGTTTACCTCAAATGGTGACCAGCCGTGCACAATTTGGCGTACTGGGCGCATCGATTCCTATTGTATTGGTTTGTACGCTTTACATGGGGTTTAATACCACAGGGCTTATTTTGGCTGGGCAGGCGATCTCACAGTTGGCCCATGTTAGCAGCACAGCGGGTATTCTCACCTTTGCCGCCATCGTTATCATCTCTGCGATGATTGGTTATCGTTTGATTCACCGTTTAGGGCGTGTTGCGACGGTACTTGGCATACTCGCTTTCACTTATCTTTTTATTCGTTTACTGACGATAAATGATATCTCTCTATTATTAGAAAATCGTCATTTTCAATGGGATAAATTTTTAATTGCTGTTTCGCTTTCAGCATCATGGCAGATTTCATTTTCGCCTTATGCATCGGACTATTCACGTTACCTTCCTAGTAAAACGCCATCGTCGAAAGTTTTTTTTGCCATTTGGTCAGGTTCGGTTATTGGTTCACAAATATCAATGGTATTAGGCGTATTTGCTGCGGCACTGGCCGGTAGTCAGTTTTCAGGTAATGAGGTTGGTTATATCGTTAGTCTGGGGGCTAACGGTATTATGGCAGCG harbors:
- the kdsA gene encoding 3-deoxy-8-phosphooctulonate synthase, which codes for MKQKVVSIGDINVANDLPFVLFGGMNVLESRDLAMRICEHYVTVTQKLGIPYVFKASFDKANRSSIHSYRGPGMEEGMKIFQEIKSTFGVKVITDVHEVAQAQPVSEVVDVIQLPAFLARQTDLVEAMAKTGAVINVKKPQFVSPGQMGNIVDKFKEGGNDQVILCDRGSNFGYDNLVVDMLGINVMKNVTGGHPVIFDVTHALQTRDPFGAASGGRRAQVTELARAGMAVGLAGLFIEAHPEPNSAKCDGPSALPLDKLEPFLKQMKAIDELVKSFPELDTSN
- a CDS encoding ankyrin repeat domain-containing protein, which gives rise to MTKSIILTSSLFVLASSTLTSSISLANSQTQVSTDFSESNLTKIKTAESSLLMSAEKGDLSTVKSLLKQNINVDVRDEKQRTPLLLATWKNHPEVAKALIERGADVNAKDQQQDSPYLVAGAEGRIDILKMTLSHGADLNSTNRYGGNALIPASEKGHPEAVSLLIAAGIDVNHINNLGWTSLLEVAILGKDTAVYQDIVKQLITAGANVNVKDKGGITALQHAKKRGLDSIVTLLEKAGAQ
- the hisC gene encoding histidinol-phosphate transaminase gives rise to the protein MYASNTFARTEVQALNGYNAGLSIEAVQERHGVLRVAKLGSNENPLGISPKALAALTAEAHQAALYPNQSCGILRNALAHKLAIDGKNLVFGNGSEDLLSIICRVFLDHGDQVVTILPSFGLHIIYPQAAGAEVIGVPMGSDMRVDVQALMAAMTPRTRLLMFSSPSNPVGSALNSAELQYVIDNLPPHTLLVFDEAYFEYANGEADYPDCLEMLQKSQCHYIVLRTFSKAYALAGLRIGYGITSDPALAELIDRLRTPFNVNRCAQAAATAALADNEHLIASIQHVRSERSRINKVLQQDLGLQPIPSLANFIFFSSPLAVDSVNLSLLQQGVITKPWAEAGYRQFLRVSIGSCEDNNLFLQALENALHQ
- a CDS encoding cytosine permease; this encodes MTTPKTPPLIEARVIDFIPEDERHGKPFSQFTLWFGANLQITAIVTGALAVVLGGDAFWSIIGLMLGQVIGGAIMALHGMQGPKLGLPQMVTSRAQFGVLGASIPIVLVCTLYMGFNTTGLILAGQAISQLAHVSSTAGILTFAAIVIISAMIGYRLIHRLGRVATVLGILAFTYLFIRLLTINDISLLLENRHFQWDKFLIAVSLSASWQISFSPYASDYSRYLPSKTPSSKVFFAIWSGSVIGSQISMVLGVFAAALAGSQFSGNEVGYIVSLGANGIMAALLYFSIAFGKVTISTLNAYGSLMCLTTIISGFKGNINHNKYQRLAVVIFIVGVSTCLAFLAKDDFLRAFRAFLLFLLTFFTPWAAINIASFYFVSKGHYDNASLLDPDGCYGRWNFFGISIYFLGVLIQIPFISTTLYTGPIYTWLGTDISWIVGLIVPATLYSVFGHQKANVLRSLENSH